AGAGGTCTTTCAATATGATTTTCAGGTTTTGGCATCAAAACTTCAAGCTTATGAAGAACTAGGTCTTAGCCGTTCTGCTTTAGTTCGCTATGTTGTTGGTAGTCCTTATCTTTTGGTTGGGGATGTCAATGCAGCATTTGTTTCAGTATTGGAAAAATTGAAGAGTATTGGATTTGAAACCAATAGGATTGAGGGGAATTTATGGGAAGATAACACTTATTTCCGCAACCTTATGGGATTGAGGGGAATTTATGTTCACTGTTTCTACAATTTCCGCAGATTCCAGTAGCAAAATTTGTTGCAAATTTAAGCCGGTGCATTTTGTTCCTGGATGAGATTGACATGAAGGCTACAGAGATTGGGAAGATTGTTCATTCTCACCCCCTGCTACTGGGTTCGTGCTCTTTGAAAAAAACTAGCAGCTTACTTTGTACTTTGCATGTTGGGAAGAAACGATTGTCTCAGTACATCCAGGAGAACCCACAAGTATTAAAGAATTGGGGTTGGGATAGAAAAATTGAGTCATTTCCAGATTCCGGAGATGAAGTTAGGTCAAAGGCTGAAAGGACTAAGTTCTTGCCAGACATAGGATTTGTAGAAAACTCCAGCAAAATGAAAGCAGCGCTGAAGGCATGTCGAGGCAATGGAGAGGAGCTTCAGGAAAGATTTGATTGTATAGTAAAAGCTGGTTCGGATCGGAAGGATGTCTGTGAACTGATTCAATCATGCCCTCAAAATCCTAACCAGACAACAGATGTGATTGAAATGAAGATCGACTGTCTTGTAAATGAATTGGGTTATCCCATATCATCCTTGTTGACTGCCACAAGATATCTTTCCCATAAAATGGAAAGGGTGAAGCTTAGGGTACGCATGTTCAATTGGCTCAAAGATCATGGAATAGCTGCTCCTGGGCTTTCCTTGAGCACTCTTATTTCTTGCTCAGATAGTTATTTTATAAAGACTTATGTACATCGTCATCCTGCTGGTCCTCAAGTTTGGCACGATTTGAAGAATGAAATTGAATCCAATTGCTAAAACATTAGTTGCTTCTCCTTTTAAAAGTCTGCACTGCTGCATTTCCTAAGTTGGCACTAACCAACTTTTTCAAGTTTCTTTTACATGACAAGATTTGGATAACAGGCAAGATCACACATAAAGAGTACAAAGAAGCAAAGTTCAGTTAACACCATGTTATAGAAGAGTCTCTTTTTCTTATAATGATAAAAATGATAGTTTTATCTATAACTTAATACATAATTGACCTGTGTATCATAGCATGACATTATCTGATTTAACTTGAAAAACATATAAGTTGCGCCGTTTTCACCCAAGGTTTTTGCCTAAAGGAATATTTTCTGAGtaatggaaacaagatgcattGTTAGAATCACATATCAGCTATTATCAGTCAAGTCACTCAACACCTTTGTTTTTCTTCGGCCATGAGTTGCCAGAGCATGTTGAAGAATTCTGGAAATTGATGCAAAGCAGATGAAAAGGTAAAGCAATGACCTTGCTTATGTGCTCTTGCTCTTGCTGAAACTTTATTCCAGGGTAATTGACTAGAATAAGATGGAAAGGTATGGAACTATGGATGAAGCACTATAATAACCTTGCTGTTCCTCCTATTATATTGCCTTGCAACAATTTTAAGCATTCGTATCTTCTTATCAGTTGTGTCATCTCTATTTTGTTCCATAACTTCTCATTGGATTAAGAGCAATCCATGGCAGTGGCCACTCTTATTTATATGGCCTTGTCACCCAACTTGACTCGAAGCTCAAAGCCTGAATCTGAGATTTGACAAAGGAAAAAGGTCAGTGGCATTGGAATTAAGCTCAAACCTAAAGGGCGCCTTCCAACTCCAAAACAAACATTCAAAAagatggttttttttgtttgtcatTTATAAACGTTGTCGCCTTTATCTTTGTTTCTGCTGTCAGTGTTACCATAACAAGAAACTACATGGTAGTTGAGAAGAGTTTTGTGTGACAATAGAGGTTAAAAAGGGGGCAAGCTTTTGTTCTCCTAACAAATAAATGGATCTGATAAATGTCAAGTCAAATTTTGACAGTAGGTTAACATTGATGTGTAAACTTTGTATTAGGTGAACTTTCTTCTCATTTCAGCATTCTCTTTTAGTTTTGTGAAACTAAATGGTTGGAAAATGATTTAAGTTACTTTTGCAGTCATGGATTTCTCAATGTCTGAGACCTGAAAAATCAAAGTGCTTACTTCAATGAGAGTTTGGTTGGATTAGTTCACCATATCTGAAAAATTCATGAATTCTAAGATTCAAATTTatctttttggtttgtttgaCCCTAGGAAGTTTGAAAGAATCAAAATCTTTCTATTTATAACTTCTAACTCTTTTAAAAAATTTTTGAAGTCCGGCCACGAGGTCTGACTATTAAGTATGATTGTAGAACATGGAATGTATTCTCAAGTAATTGAAGGGCAGTTTTTGAATACAATATCTGAAGGACTGTCCTACATGTTTGGATGTTAAAAATGCTAGTACTGGGATAATAGTCGCTTGATAAGAATATAACTTAGCTGGTTCTGGGACCAACATATCTTAGTTGGAGTTTATAGTGATAGAACAGCTGTGCATTTTCTCATGTTTTGGCGGTAGTGTTCTGGACTTTGTATTTATAGGTTCCTGTAGTTTTAAACTGGTCTGATTTATATTTCTACTGCTTCTGTGTGAtaggaagaaaacaaaattttagATAGAATGCATAGAAAAAAGGTTGCCGAGGTTGAAAAGCTTACAGACTGTGCGGGAGTTGGAAGAGGCAGTTCTTGCTGGTGGTGCTGCAGCCAATGCTATTAGGGATTACCAGCGGAAGTTCCAGGAGATGAATGTAAGTGTCTTACATATTTAAAACCTCAATCTCGGTGGTTGCTTATATTTTACATGTACCGTGTAGTTGAGTGCATTCTTAAGAACTGGTATGGTTTTTGTTTCTCAGGAGGAGAGGAAAACTCTAGACCGGGAGTTGGCCCGTGCAAAAGTCACAGCAAACAGAGTAGCCGTAGTGGTAGCAAATGAGTGGAAAGACGCTAACGACAAAGTGATGCCTGTAAAGCAATGGCTTGAAGAATGGAGATTCTTGCAGGTAGTATTTCTATCTTTTTTGGTTGAATGTCAGGTCTTAGCTCGTAGGGGATAACTTTAGTATTTGGGTTCTACTGTTTTTATAATTACTGAACTGTGTTCTTTCAGGGAGAAATGCAGCAACTTCGGGACAAGATTGCTATAACTGAAAGAGCTGCCAAGTCAGAAGCTCAGTTGAAAGTAATAACCCTTTTTTCTACAAACCCATATCCAAATTGTGTCCGATTTATATTGGGATGCCAAGTTGAGTAAAATTCCTCTCTTACATCTAACAGGAAAAATATCATATGCGACTTAAAGTGCTTGAGGAGAGTGTGAGAGGATCTTCGAACAGTATTGTCGAAGCACAGCAGAAGGAAGAAGTATAAGCAATGGACCTGTAGAAATTGATTTCTCTTAATCAAATAAGCTATTACATTCTATGCATTATATAGCTGTGTGTATTGACAGTTACAGGAAACAATAATATTACATTAACTACAATATCAAAACTGATGCATGATCACAGGAATCTGTAAACCAGCTGTAGACAAATCATTCAATGGAGGAGATTCTGGGATTGATTGGTGGAGGAGATGGATTGTCTCTAACAGCTCTCGACGTCAGTCTCTTGGTGGAGCGGATAACGCTCCTAAATTATCTTCCAATGGCTTTTTATCCAAGAGAACACCAGTCAGATCCTTGTCCTCCGGCACTAGTTCAGTCTTGAAGCATGCGAAAGGCACTTCAAAATCATTTGATGGCGGTACTAGATCACTGGACAGGGGTAAGGTTCTGTTAAATGGTGCAAGCTCCAATTTCTCAGTCAACCAATCTTGTGAGGGAACCAAAGATGGGGAAGCACAAAATAACTGGAAAGGGAATTCTGATGATAAGCCAAATGAGTTCTCAACAGTGGATACAGAGGATAATGTCCCAGGGGTTTTGTATGATCTGCTACAGAAAGAGGTTGTAGCTTTGAGGAAAGCTGGCCATGAGAAAGATCAAAGCCTCAAAGACAAAGATGACGCTATTGAGGTTGAGTTTCCTTTCCATCACTCTTATGATTTTATACTCTCATTTAAGTGTTTCGTGATTCCTGTCATTCAGATGTTCTCTTTTTTGGTCAATCTTATTGTTCAGATGTTAGCCAAGAAGGTAGACACCTTGGCTAAAGCAATGGAGGTTGAGGCAAGGAAAATGAGAAGAGAAGTTACTGCTATGGAGAAGGAGGTAGCTGCCATGCGTGTGGACAAAGAACACGACAATAGGGCCAAGCAGTTTGGTAGTGCCAAAACCTCTGTCAACAGTGCTCAAGTGCTTTCTGGAAGGTAGTTACCTAACTAGTTCAACCATCTATTCCATGCATTCCTATGGCACTCACTTCTTTCTTATTAGTAGAGAGAATAACAATGATGTTGACTTGTTTTAGGACACATTTCCTTCAAGTTTGTTGGTTAGTAGTAAATGAATTAAAACTCTCATTTAACTGCAACTATACCATCAATGCAGTGCTCTCGCAAAAATGTTTTAACTCAAGTAGAAACTTGTCCATAAATATACTGTTTTATTTTCCCCTGGTTCTTCTGTCTAATTTTAAGAAAAGATTTTTCTGCAGAACCAATAGTTGAGGCTTTAATTCTACCTAATATGCAAAGTTTATGTTAGATCTTGCTTACATATCATCTTTTATATTCTGTGTCCATATGTGGGGTTCAGTTCCATTGTTATTTCCTAGTGAGGCTGGTTCCAAACATGGTAACTAGGTCAACTAGGCCCTTCAGGTTAGCTGTTCTTTTGACAAATGCACTAGTACCTGTCTACTAGATTGGGAATTTGGATAGAGAATCTGTGTTTGTCTATGAAATAATAAGTGAGGTTGAGTAACCCTCACGCCGAAAGCAACAGTAAGATTTTTCTCTGATAAAACTAGCATTAACAATTTGGTTCTTCCTTTAATCCAAAGGAGACGGTAGAAACCAGCTGATTAGACTGAGCTTCATGCTGTTTAGTGAATCAGTCTCGATCGATAGTCATCCAGCACCCACCACTGAAAATCAAGCAGTTTTCTGTTTGCCATCAGTATATCCTCCAAACTTGATATGTGTGCAGAATCCATAAAAGCTGAGATCCTGTTGGCACAATCACCATATATGAACCCCGTTCCCCGTAGTACAATAGGAAATACAGACCACAGACACATAGGATTGACACATACATTTAGTCACTCCTGTTCCAAGGAAAAGAGTTGCTTTCCAAGTCGAGACTGTACAGTAGATGTTTGGGCCGCCATTTGGATTGACAGGATTGGGAACCCAATTGTTTAAGGTAGTTGTCAATGCCACCTTATGATTCTCTTCTTTTGGAGTATTGGAAGTaagggaataaaaaaaaaaaaaaaaaaagatttccaACAGATTTCTTGTATTTTGTTATTCTGAATCCAATTGAAACATATTAAAGGTTTTCTAGACTAATTTTGCCTCCTTGTCTTTTCCAATTATTTCCCTTTTGTTGTATAAGTTCAAAGTGTATTTCCAcgatgtatttaccaatggatTGCGTACTCATAATCTTAGATGAGCAGAGTATGTCTGCTACCTTGGTCTAATTTTCCATTCTTCATCCATGAGCCTGCGTCCAACTATTTTCTAGAATATCCCCATATATGTGTTTGTTAATTGTTGCTACATTGTGGTTCATGTAGGGGCATGTGCCAAAGTTTTGTTATGATTGCTGATGATGGTTTCTCAATTGTGTTTAGTGTTCTAGAAAGTTGAACACTTGAACTGTTTCTTATATTGTGCAGAGGTCTGTCACGAGGAGGGTTGACACGCAGCACCCAATAACAAAATCACAATTGCAGCTGCAGAAAGGCGTTAGTGCACGTGCCTTGTTCTTCCTTCCGTTTACCACTTATTTTATGTCCCCCACCCCCCTACTGTGATTGTAGTTGGCATGCCAACGCTGGCTGGCAAGAGAGAAAATCCAGAAAAGAGATCAAACTCTGAGAAAGCAGTGGGTAGGATCACGATAATCTTCTTATCCTGCCTGCCTTTCTACTCAATTCTTGGGTATGTTCATGCCGAAAGTTACAAATGGTTTCGAAATGGTTGACTACATATATCAATTCTAGTCTAAGCCGCAATTCCGGAATCACGATAATCTTCTTATCCTGCCCACCTTTCTACTTTCACAACTCTTTGCAGGTCAATGTGGTCAGGGTGATCCGGTGACGTGAAATGTTTCCTCTTCTATATCAAATGTTCACCTCATCCGTAACTAACCATGTGTTTGATGAAAGTCAGACTGAACTGCGGTTTGAGTTGATCATGACCAAAAAGTAGTCATTAGACACTTCTAAACAGAATATTTTTATCATTTAACCAaagggtgttttttttttttttaatcgaaatTTAACCGAGATTTTTAggctatttttgtttttaatttttaatccAAATGTGGGATATTTGGAATGAGCAACAAGGGTTTGGGGTATACTGCAAAGCATTTGCAATTTATCAGCCTCGGTTTAAGATTTCAATACTCTGAAATATCACAAAACTTTCCGTTCAATTAGGACGTGGGCGTGGATGTTGATATAAAGTTTAAAAAATTCTTTTATACACTGATGATGCAAgtgaataaataatttcagtAAATCTGAGCCGTtcagtcaattttttttaataaaaaaaaacgtaTTGATGTTATCTAACCGTAACTGAATACTCTCATATAAAATTTGGGGTATTTAAATTCTGCGACGAACAGATTCTTGGAACTAAAAGTTGAAAAGCCAAAATTGAAAAGCGCGCGAAGAAAAACTAGGTATATatgttgggttttgtttttttttttcggggaaCACTCTTTTCCTCTCTGAAGCCTCCTGAAGTGACCGAACTAGGGACTCCCGAACTTGAGCGCtgttcttctcctcctctccgTCTCCTCCGAGCTCCAGCCTCCaggtatctctctctccctctccgtcttcttcttctcctttataTTCAGATATACCCTTTTTTTGAAGTTTCTGATTTCCGAATTCTGATCTTCAGTTCTTCCGTTTTTCGGCGGCTCGCGGCTCAGCCCTTGATCAATGTTCAAAATTGCTGGGTTATTCACTCCACCGAAAGAGGTATTCTAGTAAAACCCGATTCATctccaaattgaaattgttaattctgATAAATCCCAGTTATTGGTGGGTTGGGTTTGCTGAATTTGTGCGTGTATGGAACTAAAATTTATTGGTCCCGTAAAATTTTAGAACTGGTTTGGTGAAGCTATGtgtctagggttaaattatttATCTTTATGTACAAATTTGAAGAAGTTCCGAATAGATGTTGCCCATAATCCAAATGATACAGAGGAGTCCATTTGGTGCTTTCTCTGTGAAGCTCAATTATATGGAATTAAGGAAGCAAGGGAACGGTTTCTTGAGACAAGTTATTGATACCAAGATAAAGGGCTTTGTAGCTTTCAACTTCAAAAATGTCTTTTAGATGTCTATAGGGTCCTAACCGAGTATCTTTAAGAGGGGATTGTTGTTAAGAATGCATTTATCTTTCATGTTTTTGTGTTGAACCATGAACTGCTGAATTTGCagcttttgtgtgtgtgtaattcAATATTTCAGGTTAGTGTCAACATTTGTGgctgaattttttttccttcctctgTTAGGAAGTTCAAGCCCCACCGAGCTTgtaatcctggatccgcccctgcagCCGTTCCGATGGCCATCGACTCTCTCGTTCTGGGtagaccctctctctctctctcttcttcaccaTAACCTTCTCTATCTATCATCACATATAGATGGATTTCTGTAAAGCTTAAAATTTCACGGTTTCAGGCGCTGGGCAAGAGGTAGGCAAGAGCTGTGTGATTGTGACGATAAACGGGAAACGCATCATGTTCGACTGTGGAATGCATATGGGCCACCTCGACCACCGCCGCTACCCGGACTTCTCTCTCATCGGCCCAAACTTCAATCAAACCCTCACTTGCATCATCATTACTCACTTGTAAGCTCAAAACCTAATCCGAAACTTATAAACAAAATCCACAGTCAGTTAGCTAATTGGATATTTCCTGTGGCAGTCATCTGGATCACATTGGCGCGCTCCCTTACTTCACTGAAGTCTGCGGTTACAGTGGCCCCATTTACATGACTGtaaggtgttcgatgaaatgtcTGTGTGAGCTGATTATTTTTGGTGGTGTTTTGTTTTGACTGGTTTTTTGGTGTGTTGCAGTATCCGACGAAGGCGCTGGCGCCTTTGATGTTGGAGGATTATAGGAAAGTGATGGTTGAGAGAAGGGGAGAGGAGGAACAGTTTACGTCGGAGCACATTGTCGAATGCATGAAGAAAGGTGTGTGAATCTTGAGTTTTTATGGAGGTGGTAGAGATATTGTGGTTTCGGAACTGAATTCAGCTGTTATGGTGCTTTAATGCAGTTATACCGGTGGACCTGAAGCAGACGGTGCAGGTTGATAAGGATCTTCAAATCCGTGCTTACTATGCAGGACATGTAAGGCTTTCGTGTTGTCATCTTGCTCAACTGTTGAGTCCTGAACTCCTGAtcatagttttcttttttatgcttCTCAGGTTCTTGGAGCTGCAATGTTTTATGCAAAGGTGGGAGACGCTGCTATGGTGTACACAGGAGACTATAATATGACACCAGATAGGCATCTTGGAGCAGCTCAAATTGATCGACTAAGTTTGGACCTTGTTATTACAGAGTATGGGATGTGTGTGTTTGTATGTGCGCTTGTTACTTTTTTACGTGTCTATTCTTTTGTAGCATATCCTAATGTATGTCTGTACTTACATTCTGGTACCTATTGATCTTTACTTGTGATTATTTCAGATTCTGTTTTCTTTAGCTTATTTCGAGGAACATATGTATCAGATGTTTATCCTTTGTTGTGGTGACACCACAATTCTTGATGCTTCATCATCTTTCCTACATTAGAGTTTGCTTCAAGGTTTGAGTTTAAGATTAACTCTGGAGTATAGAATTAtgttagtgtgtgtgtgtgtgtgtgacacTCCGCTTTGTTGGTTCTCCTTTCTGAACTTAGGACACAATTTTTTGATGCATGAAACCCTTTTGTTGGGCACCTGCTTATGTATGCTGTGCATTAGGTTAATCCTTTCACTTTTCCTGCTGCAGGTCCACATATGCAACAACCATTCGTGATTCAAAATATGCCCGGGAAAGAGAATTTCTCAGAGCTGTACGTTAATGATAAGATTGAAGTGTCAATTTTATAGTTTTCTTACACTTTTGAATTCTGATCTATGATCTTCCATCTTTAAACTCTAATATGAGATCttatgggtttttttttccctaaaaaaaaaaaaaactgatgtgTTTATGTTTTGTCTTGGTTTTACATATGATTTATCTCTGAAGGTGGTTGTCTTCTTGATTTATATGCAGGTTCACACTTGTGTTGCTGGTGGGGGAAAAGTGCTAATTCCTTCGTTTGCTCTGGGAAGAGCTCAGGTATTTCAATCAAGATGGTTTTGATTGCGTTGACTTCAATTATCTGTATTTCATCCAATTTCGTCATGTGTTAGTTAAAGAAATGTAAAGAAGTATGCTTTACCTATGATACATGTTGAGCCCAGAGGACAAAGAAACgaaaaaggggaaaaaagagAGACATTTGGTCCTGAATAATTTGTTTCTGATAAAAAATTCCTTGCAGTTAGATAGCATGCTCGCGTGTTATAACTCTAATAACTTAATCAGCATCCTTAACTTATTGAAGCCTTTCAAGCTGAATAGGTCTAGAAAATGGATATGCATTCGTAAATTTAGATCGTATGGAAATTAGATCTTTCAGACAAGATGAAAGATATATCTTTTGTATTACTTAGAAGGCCTTATCTCATGAAAGCCAGACACAAGTACAATAATGTTGGGTTCTTCTTATCTTTATGTACTAAATTCTTTTGGTTGTGAAATTTTTTACTGAAAGTAATCTAATACTATGTAGGAACTCTGTATCTTATTGGAAGACTACTGGGAGCGCATGAATTTAAAAGTTCCTATTTACTTCTCAGCAGGTTTGCAGTTGCTTCTTCTCATATAACTCTTTGCATGATATGCTGTCAAATTGTCTGTTATTCTTTTAATCCGGAAAATGCATGCTTTGCTGATATCAAATTTCTACTGATGTTAATAATTCTTTCAGGTTTGACGCGTCAAGCCAATATGTATTATAAGATGCTCATCAGTTGGACCAGCCAGAAAATCAAAGAGACATACTCCACACATAATGCATTTGATTTTAAAAATGGTAATTCTTTTTATCTGTTAGCTCTGAGGTAATGGAGTAGTTTCTGATGTGTTTCTTTAGGACTTCAAGTGGATAGGTTAATTAAGAGGTATTACTTCGTCCAGTAGCGATATGAAATGTTGATGAACggagaaaaaaaagtttaaaatggaaatgaaaagtagAAGGGAAGACTGTTAGCTTTTGGCCTTGTTATTACTCCCTTTCCCATTTTGTTTTAAATTCGTGGGCCTATCCTATGCAAGAACTCTCACTTGCTGAGCTTTACTTTAAGCTAATGGCACAAAATAAGTAGAAAAGTATCTGTATTGCCTTTCCATAAGTTTTACTTTGGAAGTTTATTAGATTTTGTTGGACTCAAACACATGAAACATTCATGAACTAGTACTGgttttcttccttgcttgaagctttcaagcttcaaagaTAGTAAAACAATCTTCCTTGTTTGGATTCATAAACAATCTATTAAATTTTTGATTGAACGACATGATACTATTTTGTATCATATTAACTTTCTGAAAATTGATATAGTAAGTTATTGTTTCATTGCTGATGAAGAATTGTTTGATATTCCCTCCATCTTACTTTCATGAGTTTGAATGCTGCAGTTCACAAATTTGAACGGTCTATGATAGATGCTCCTGGACCTTGTGTTCTGTTTGCCACACCAGGGATGATCAGTGGTGGTTTTTCACTTGAGGTTTTTAAGCACTGGGCTCCTTCAGAAAAGAATCTTGTTACAATGCCAGGGTAACTGCCTTCTCTGTTATGTATTTTCCAAATCTAGAATTTAATTGCAGATATTGGTAATAGACTTTGGGTTGAAACCACGGTGATTACTATAacaaaaaccaaagaaaattgTCGAGTGTTGTTTCAGGCTAGCTGGTAAGCTTAGCTGTCTATAATATCTCTCCTGGTGTCTAAAAATTAGAGAAAGAATGTTTTAATGTTTATATG
Above is a genomic segment from Rosa chinensis cultivar Old Blush chromosome 3, RchiOBHm-V2, whole genome shotgun sequence containing:
- the LOC112195102 gene encoding cleavage and polyadenylation specificity factor subunit 3-II, whose protein sequence is MAIDSLVLGAGQEVGKSCVIVTINGKRIMFDCGMHMGHLDHRRYPDFSLIGPNFNQTLTCIIITHFHLDHIGALPYFTEVCGYSGPIYMTYPTKALAPLMLEDYRKVMVERRGEEEQFTSEHIVECMKKVIPVDLKQTVQVDKDLQIRAYYAGHVLGAAMFYAKVGDAAMVYTGDYNMTPDRHLGAAQIDRLSLDLVITESTYATTIRDSKYAREREFLRAVHTCVAGGGKVLIPSFALGRAQELCILLEDYWERMNLKVPIYFSAGLTRQANMYYKMLISWTSQKIKETYSTHNAFDFKNVHKFERSMIDAPGPCVLFATPGMISGGFSLEVFKHWAPSEKNLVTMPGYCVAGTIGHKLMSGKPTKIDLDKDTRIDVRCQIHQLTFSPHTDAKGIMDLVKFLSPKHVILVHGEKPRMATLKGRIQSELGIQCYDPANNETVSVPSTHYATAVASDAFVQSCSNPNFKFSTSGSEHEQGSSSSNRKSIPRLQVSDDRVAEGILVMEKNKKAKVVHQDELLVMLEEKKHQVKFAYCCPAHIGNLQENQETESTGLPLSSTNNDMLQLLSAKLTNELSEVNIQDFGDHLQVESFRVSICSKEDCPYRLSDNGGEEHYEPMFFCCSWAMEDEKLAWKVISMCQK